One window from the genome of Alosa alosa isolate M-15738 ecotype Scorff River chromosome 15, AALO_Geno_1.1, whole genome shotgun sequence encodes:
- the LOC125308819 gene encoding WSC domain-containing protein 1, with protein MAKPFYRLQRFLRRTQLLFLFLGVAYIMAGSVLLLQRAALVVSQRGLSLTSSFLPLPSLPAPPRALSGTPVVRVGPVGARLPGSPGRYRASQSDDRAGPQWLLSRNQEIRQLRRRWFHSLMSEQDMTRADPVTARRKAPHKGTYIGCFLDDAKDRALKGTVFYDFRRMTTSLCQDTCSESGYQFAGLEYGSECYCGNRIAGPRMREEECNLDCKGEKGSICGGVARLTIYKVEELLPGQRRYRNVRYRGCFRTPENMTAAAFVRAVKRNVTSQACIEVCMDQEYPLAILHKLQCFCGYATPVFSLHEPVGEELCAQANTTIPTAATNHLHCQVYQTPVQDSRCTERKFLPEKSSSLVALSSFPGAGNTWVRHLIELATGYYTGSYYFDGTLYNRGFKGEKDYWKSGRTICVKTHESGKRDIEMYDSSILLIRNPYRSLMAEFNRKCAGHLGYASDQHWKSKEWPEFVGSYASWWASHVLDWLRYGRHVLVVHYEELQDSLVPQLRVIANFLNASVTEERLLCAESNKDGHFKRSGARRPTFDPFTPDMRQLIDGYIGAVDQALRESNQTGLPPDYLPR; from the exons ATGGCGAAGCCATTCTACCGCCTACAGCGCTTCTTGCGACGGACTCAGCTGCTCTTCCTGTTCCTGGGTGTGGCCTACATAATGGCCGGCagcgtgctgctgctgcagcggGCAGCCCTGGTGGTCTCCCAGCGGGGGCTGTCCCTCACCTCCAGCTTCCTGCCCCTGCCCTCTCTGCCAGCCCCACCGCGGGCGCTGAGTGGCACGCCAGTGGTGCGAGTAGGCCCAGTGGGCGCCAGACTGCCAGGGAGTCCAGGCCGCTATCGGGCAAGCCAGTCAGATGACCGAGCAGGCCCTCAGTGGCTGCTGTCCAGGAACCAGGAGATCCGACAGCTGCGGCGCCGGTGGTTCCACAGCCTCATGTCGGAACAGGATATGACCAGAGCAGACCCGGTTACAGCCAGGAGGAAAGCTCCACACAAAG GTACATACATTGGCTGCTTCCTAGATGATGCCAAGGACCGGGCCTTGAAAGGGACTGTTTTTTATGATTTCCGCAGAATGACCACAAGCTTGTGCCAGGACACCTGCTCTGAGAG TGGATACCAGTTTGCCGGACTGGAGTATGGCTCGGAGTGTTACTGTGGCAACCGCATCGCAGGCCCACGcatgagggaggaggagtgcaACCTGGACTGCAAGGGCGAGAAGGGCTCCATCTGCGGGGGTGTGGCCCGTCTGACTATCTACAAGGTGGAGGAACTACTTCCTGGTCAGAGGAGAT ACAGGAACGTGCGCTACCGTGGCTGCTTCAGAACTCCTGAGAACATGACGGCCGCCGCGTTTGTGCGTGCCGTGAAGCGCAACGTCACCTCTCAGGCCTGCATCGAGGTCTGCATGGACCAG GAGTATCCACTTGCCATCCTACACAAGCTCCAGTGCTTCTGTGGTTATGCGACTCCTGTCTTCAGCCTCCATGAGCCCGTGGGGGAGGAGCTCTGTGCCCAGGCTAACACCACTATCCCCACGGCGGCAACCAATCATCTCCATTGCCAGGTCTACCAAACGCCCGTGCAGG ACTCCAGGTGCACTGAGAGGAAGTTCCTGCCAGAGAAATCCAGCTCACTAGTTGCATTGTCCAGCTTCCCTGGTGCGGGCAACACCTGGGTGCGGCACCTGATCGAGCTGGCCACCGGCTACTACACAGGGAGCTACTATTTTGACGGCACTCTTTACAACCGAG GTTTCAAGGGCGAGAAGGACTACTGGAAGAGTGGACGCACCATCTGTGTGAAGACCCATGAGAGCGGCAAGCGGGATATTGAAATGTATGACTCCTCCATCCTGCTGATCCGAAACCCGTACCGCTCCCTCATGGCCGAGTTCAACCGCAAGTGTGCCGGACACCTGGGTTACGCATCAGACCAGCACTGGAAGAGCAAAG aGTGGCCAGAGTTTGTGGGCAGCTATGCATCCTGGTGGGCGTCCCACGTGCTGGACTGGCTGCGGTACGGGCGCCATGTTCTCGTGGTCCACTACGAGGAGCTCCAGGACTCACTGGTGCCCCAGCTGCGCGTCATCGCCAACTTCCTCAACGCCAGCGTCACCGAGGAGCGGCTGCTGTGCGCCGAAAGCAACAAAGACGGCCACTTCAAGCGCTCAGGTGCCCGCCGGCCCACCTTTGACCCCTTCACGCCAGACATGCGGCAGCTGATTGACGGCTACATCGGCGCCGTGGACCAGGCGCTGAGGGAGAGCAACCAGACGGGCCTGCCGCCGGACTACCTGCCCAGGTGA